In Prochlorococcus marinus str. MIT 1214, one DNA window encodes the following:
- a CDS encoding class I SAM-dependent methyltransferase, producing the protein MTNLDLSISSFIKDGFNLKKHLIDFLQINNDELDQRLLNGVDELAALHPGAFVEKNAGDFYEEKVGDAHLIDLASWHLNSSNYIADTLRLQQRFASGKVLDFGGGIGTHALAASFLPNVEHVWFVDLNPQNRGFVEHRSKELGIENKISVFRDLESTSDVIFDSLVCLDVLEHLPDPAKQLKIFLEKLSPKGIALMNWYFYKGNNGEFPFHFDDPDLIENFFTTLQLNYLEVFHPFLITTRAYKPLKI; encoded by the coding sequence ATGACCAATTTAGATCTAAGTATTTCCAGCTTCATTAAAGATGGCTTTAATTTAAAAAAACACCTTATTGATTTTCTTCAAATTAATAATGATGAATTAGATCAAAGGTTACTTAATGGTGTTGATGAATTGGCCGCTCTACATCCAGGTGCCTTTGTAGAGAAGAATGCAGGCGATTTTTACGAAGAAAAAGTTGGAGATGCTCATTTAATAGATCTAGCATCTTGGCATTTAAATAGCTCTAATTACATAGCTGATACGCTTCGTTTACAACAAAGATTTGCTTCTGGAAAAGTTTTAGATTTTGGTGGAGGTATAGGCACTCATGCTCTGGCAGCCTCATTTTTGCCAAATGTTGAACATGTTTGGTTTGTGGACCTTAATCCTCAAAATCGTGGTTTTGTAGAACATCGGTCTAAGGAATTGGGTATCGAAAATAAGATTTCAGTTTTTAGAGACTTAGAAAGCACATCTGATGTGATTTTTGATTCTCTTGTTTGCTTGGATGTCCTTGAACATCTTCCAGATCCAGCAAAACAATTAAAGATATTTTTGGAAAAACTTTCTCCTAAAGGAATAGCTCTAATGAATTGGTATTTCTATAAAGGAAACAATGGTGAATTTCCCTTTCATTTCGATGACCCTGATCTGATTGAGAATTTCTTTACTACATTACAATTAAACTATCTAGAGGTTTTCCATCCTTTTTTAATTACTACTCGAGCTTACAAACCATTAAAAATATAA